Proteins encoded within one genomic window of Posidoniimonas corsicana:
- a CDS encoding DUF3299 domain-containing protein: MLRLLATTLGVACLLAPTGCDPVGNAQSPGQPFTSVSDPTAPAPAKLDPPPKTSDASQQAAPRPAEQPAAKQQPAEPTDPDRLVDKSFDDLVFDIEPDAPFARDMLTDPIEALNGQRMRIRGYILPTAQKRGIKQFVLVRDNQECCFGPGAALYDCILISMQPGQSAEFSIRPVSVTGRFAIEEFPGPDGNPLAIYQMQGEQVE; the protein is encoded by the coding sequence GTGCTACGACTGCTCGCCACTACGCTCGGCGTCGCGTGCCTGCTGGCGCCCACCGGTTGCGACCCGGTAGGCAACGCCCAGTCGCCCGGGCAGCCGTTCACGTCGGTCTCCGACCCAACGGCGCCGGCGCCCGCCAAGCTCGACCCGCCCCCCAAGACCAGCGACGCCTCCCAACAAGCGGCGCCGCGGCCCGCGGAGCAGCCCGCCGCTAAGCAGCAGCCCGCCGAGCCGACCGACCCCGACCGGCTGGTCGACAAGTCGTTCGACGATCTCGTGTTCGACATCGAGCCCGACGCCCCCTTCGCGCGGGACATGCTCACCGATCCGATCGAGGCCCTCAACGGGCAGCGGATGCGGATCCGCGGCTACATCCTGCCCACCGCGCAGAAACGCGGGATCAAGCAGTTCGTGCTGGTCCGCGACAACCAGGAGTGCTGCTTCGGCCCCGGCGCCGCCCTGTACGACTGCATCCTCATCAGCATGCAGCCCGGCCAGTCGGCCGAGTTCTCGATCCGCCCCGTCTCCGTGACGGGGCGCTTCGCCATCGAAGAGTTCCCCGGCCCCGACGGCAACCCCCTCGCCATCTACCAGATGCAGGGCGAACAGGTCGAGTAG
- a CDS encoding DEAD/DEAH box helicase, producing MDVAALLRRIQARPDYAGQIEHVEVLEERTGQFGSPTVPLPALLQRLLAGCGVEQLYSHQVETLESARAETDTVVVTGTASGKTLCYNLPILESVLANSDARALYLFPTKALAQDQLKNLLELLAVEPEVGARIKPGVYDGDTPTAQRRRIRDEASLVLSNPDMLHASILPYHPKWAGFFADLKYIVIDEVHTYRGILGAHVSAVLRRLLRICEHYGAHPTFLAASATIANPGELTARLIGRDVRVVDNDGAPRGRKHFVMWNPSPLGKDALARRSTADDAVLWMVESLKAGGQALSFARTRQATELIYRYTKRQLEEQHSPLAAKVRAYRGGYLPNERREIELDLFSGELRGVAATNALELGIDIGSLDVAILAGYPGAIASCWQQAGRSGRRQDESLAVLLAGNDPVDQYLLRNPDYFFAQSPEQAVVDPDNPYVLAKHLKSAAFELPLTAEDLALFGPLAQPIAEVLRDERQLTEIDGQYYSPGGQNPSVGVSLRHMSDNIFSIVLRHKQTSHRDALATGTPPLDEQAHTVIANVDSISAPELVYPEAIYLHNGETYLVRELDLNGKVAYVERRETDYYTQAVLESNVLLTKEREKSAELPTAEVGYAEVDVSWQTVAFKKIRFETRENIGLGPVDIPAQNLQTTAVYVSPNDATRAAMKEAGLRASEGVAGLRNLAVVALPMVAMCDSRDLGGVVDSKNLGRSTAILYDRYPGGLGYSERGYRSIRQLLELCLDMVAGCPCEEGCPSCVGMPEFRPALHSDPDLSRSAPMPNKQATIRLLELLTGSQVAAAVSADACAAS from the coding sequence ATGGATGTCGCCGCCCTGCTTCGCAGAATCCAGGCCCGGCCGGACTACGCCGGTCAGATTGAACACGTTGAGGTGCTCGAAGAGCGGACCGGACAGTTCGGCTCGCCGACCGTGCCGCTGCCCGCTCTCCTGCAACGGCTCCTGGCCGGATGCGGCGTCGAGCAGCTCTACTCCCATCAGGTCGAAACCCTCGAGTCGGCCCGCGCCGAAACGGACACGGTGGTCGTGACCGGCACCGCCAGCGGCAAGACGCTCTGCTACAACCTGCCGATCCTCGAGTCCGTGCTCGCCAACTCGGACGCGAGGGCGTTGTACTTGTTCCCGACCAAGGCGCTCGCGCAGGACCAGCTGAAGAACCTGCTTGAGCTGCTGGCCGTGGAGCCCGAGGTCGGCGCCCGGATCAAGCCCGGCGTCTACGACGGCGACACGCCCACCGCGCAGCGCCGGCGGATCCGCGACGAGGCGTCGCTCGTGCTGTCGAACCCCGACATGCTGCACGCGTCGATCCTCCCGTACCATCCGAAGTGGGCCGGGTTCTTCGCCGACCTGAAGTACATCGTGATCGACGAGGTGCACACCTACCGCGGCATCCTCGGCGCGCACGTGTCGGCCGTGCTGCGTCGGCTATTGAGAATCTGCGAGCACTACGGCGCGCACCCGACGTTCCTGGCGGCCAGCGCCACCATCGCCAACCCGGGCGAGCTCACGGCGCGGCTCATCGGCCGCGATGTGCGGGTGGTCGACAACGACGGCGCCCCCCGCGGCCGCAAGCACTTTGTGATGTGGAACCCGTCGCCGCTCGGCAAGGACGCGCTGGCGCGGCGGTCCACGGCCGACGACGCGGTGCTGTGGATGGTCGAGTCGCTGAAGGCGGGCGGGCAGGCGCTCTCCTTCGCCCGCACCCGCCAGGCGACCGAGCTGATCTACCGCTACACCAAACGCCAGCTGGAGGAGCAGCACTCGCCGCTGGCCGCCAAGGTCCGCGCGTACCGCGGGGGCTACCTGCCGAACGAACGCCGCGAGATCGAGCTGGACCTGTTCAGCGGCGAGCTGCGCGGCGTGGCCGCCACCAACGCGTTGGAGCTTGGCATCGACATCGGGTCGCTCGACGTGGCGATCCTGGCGGGCTACCCGGGCGCCATCGCCAGCTGCTGGCAGCAGGCGGGCCGCAGCGGGCGGCGGCAGGACGAGTCGCTGGCCGTGCTGCTGGCCGGCAACGACCCGGTCGACCAGTACCTGCTCCGCAACCCGGACTACTTCTTCGCCCAGAGCCCCGAGCAGGCGGTAGTCGACCCGGACAACCCATACGTGCTCGCCAAGCACCTCAAGAGCGCCGCCTTCGAGCTGCCGCTCACCGCCGAAGACCTGGCGCTCTTTGGCCCGCTGGCGCAGCCGATCGCCGAGGTGCTGCGCGACGAGCGGCAGCTGACCGAGATCGACGGGCAGTACTACTCGCCCGGCGGGCAGAACCCGTCGGTCGGGGTCAGCCTGCGGCACATGAGCGACAACATATTCAGCATCGTGCTGCGGCACAAGCAGACCTCGCACCGCGACGCGCTGGCGACCGGGACTCCCCCGCTCGACGAGCAGGCCCACACGGTTATCGCGAACGTCGACTCGATCAGCGCCCCAGAGCTGGTCTACCCCGAGGCGATCTACCTGCACAACGGCGAGACCTACCTCGTCCGCGAGCTCGACCTCAACGGCAAGGTGGCGTACGTCGAGCGCCGCGAGACCGACTACTACACGCAGGCGGTGCTGGAGAGCAACGTGCTGTTGACCAAGGAGCGTGAAAAGTCGGCCGAGCTGCCGACCGCCGAGGTCGGCTACGCGGAGGTGGATGTGTCGTGGCAGACGGTGGCGTTTAAGAAGATCCGCTTCGAGACTCGGGAGAACATCGGCCTGGGGCCGGTCGACATCCCCGCGCAGAACCTCCAGACCACGGCGGTGTACGTCTCGCCGAACGACGCCACCCGCGCCGCGATGAAGGAGGCCGGGCTCCGCGCGTCGGAGGGTGTAGCGGGGCTGCGTAACCTGGCGGTGGTGGCGTTGCCGATGGTCGCGATGTGCGACAGCCGCGACCTGGGCGGCGTGGTCGACAGCAAGAACCTGGGCCGCTCGACGGCAATCCTCTACGACCGCTACCCGGGCGGGCTGGGCTACTCCGAACGCGGCTACCGCAGCATCCGGCAGCTGCTGGAGCTCTGCCTGGACATGGTCGCCGGCTGCCCTTGCGAGGAGGGCTGCCCCAGCTGTGTCGGCATGCCGGAGTTCCGCCCCGCGCTGCACAGCGACCCGGACCTGTCGCGCTCGGCGCCGATGCCCAACAAGCAGGCGACCATCCGTCTGCTGGAGTTGCTCACCGGCAGCCAGGTGGCCGCGGCCGTGTCGGCCGATGCGTGTGCGGCTTCGTAG
- a CDS encoding TadE/TadG family type IV pilus assembly protein: MSHKHRPPRDRRGVAAVEFAVVAPVLLTIMFAMIQLNRSYEAQNLLETAAREGARFASMDRDGMLTDGQTANGKLAEDVKTFLESNGLPREGITVEVKDADDPSLDFDIADPDNDLRLFEVRVSVDYSDISYMSVGADSDYAMSASVYFRNGRATISD; the protein is encoded by the coding sequence ATGAGTCACAAGCATCGCCCGCCCAGAGATCGTCGGGGAGTCGCCGCGGTTGAGTTCGCCGTGGTGGCGCCGGTGCTGCTGACCATCATGTTCGCCATGATCCAGCTCAACCGCAGCTACGAGGCGCAGAACCTGCTGGAGACCGCCGCCCGCGAGGGCGCCCGCTTCGCCTCGATGGACCGCGACGGCATGCTAACGGACGGGCAGACCGCCAACGGCAAGCTGGCCGAGGACGTCAAGACCTTCCTCGAGTCCAACGGCCTGCCCCGCGAGGGGATCACCGTCGAGGTGAAGGACGCGGACGACCCATCGCTCGACTTCGACATCGCCGACCCAGACAACGACCTCCGCCTGTTCGAGGTCCGTGTGTCGGTGGACTACTCAGACATCAGCTACATGTCGGTCGGCGCCGACAGCGACTACGCGATGAGCGCCTCGGTCTACTTCCGCAACGGCCGCGCGACCATCTCCGACTAA
- a CDS encoding vWA domain-containing protein → MTPAAKSPPTPRQGVIVVLTGFLLCVVFAFVSMSIDSGRIVLTQTEMQNAVDAAALAASQEITAAIHAAGQGQGSASIDANSIAVSAAREMAAQVAELNGVYVDPDLDVFFGKRGYDQATDSWPILWGESPYNVVKVVARRDNSDLDAPDGEFPLAFGWAVGKESVPIATSATAFVEARDLVLVLDFSGSMSDDTELRSIGNFTQSEVEAGLDQMWDELQAADPTWPGTSKSKFPSTGFGDIDSYAGTYVSSSDTNTIRSQLGLNEKDDNGDYVHKYPQAGRYSSGQPKGEPSNNTSKNDWNSYINYVKKLSGPYKKKYGYRTLMDYMQQNNQMKWTVSEDLWRTSHYPYTAVKNGASLFLGFLADLDFGDEIGVVSYGSYAVWETSHSDGEVSIDLTDDPISHEYDLVNAIQRRHQAGHYDVYTAVGDGVLKGRELLVGADGDPDDEGHSRYGARPTMILMTDGQANRSKSGWSMPSDFDWDDWTDYDGDGSADYSTNDQHKKYAFYEAVQATERGITIHTMAVGANADRDLMRAIAHAGGGIFISVPGGSTIAEMESQMLEAFGQIAAKVPPAQLVYEMDAEE, encoded by the coding sequence ATGACCCCCGCCGCCAAGTCGCCGCCGACGCCACGCCAGGGCGTGATCGTCGTGCTCACCGGATTCCTGCTCTGCGTGGTGTTCGCGTTCGTGTCGATGTCGATCGACTCGGGCCGAATCGTGCTCACCCAGACCGAGATGCAGAACGCGGTGGACGCGGCGGCGCTGGCGGCTTCGCAGGAGATCACCGCGGCTATCCACGCGGCGGGCCAGGGGCAGGGCTCCGCCTCGATCGACGCCAACAGCATCGCGGTCTCGGCGGCCCGCGAGATGGCCGCCCAGGTCGCGGAGCTCAATGGGGTCTACGTCGACCCGGACCTAGACGTGTTCTTTGGCAAGCGGGGCTACGACCAGGCCACCGACTCGTGGCCCATCCTGTGGGGCGAGTCGCCGTACAACGTGGTGAAGGTGGTCGCCCGCCGCGACAACTCCGACCTCGACGCGCCCGACGGCGAGTTCCCGCTGGCGTTCGGCTGGGCGGTGGGCAAAGAGAGCGTGCCGATCGCGACCTCCGCCACGGCGTTCGTCGAGGCCCGCGACCTGGTCCTCGTGCTCGACTTCTCCGGCTCGATGAGCGACGACACCGAGCTCCGCTCGATCGGCAACTTCACCCAGTCGGAGGTCGAGGCCGGCCTCGACCAGATGTGGGACGAGCTGCAGGCGGCCGACCCCACCTGGCCCGGCACGTCCAAGAGCAAGTTCCCCTCCACCGGGTTCGGCGATATCGACTCCTACGCGGGGACCTACGTCAGCAGCTCCGACACCAACACCATCCGCAGCCAGCTCGGCCTCAACGAGAAGGACGACAACGGCGACTACGTGCACAAGTACCCCCAAGCGGGCCGGTACTCGAGCGGGCAGCCCAAGGGCGAGCCGAGCAACAACACCAGCAAGAACGACTGGAACAGCTACATCAACTACGTGAAAAAGCTGTCCGGCCCCTACAAGAAGAAGTACGGCTACCGCACGCTGATGGACTACATGCAGCAGAACAACCAGATGAAGTGGACCGTGTCGGAGGACTTGTGGCGGACGTCACACTACCCGTACACGGCGGTGAAGAACGGCGCCTCGCTGTTCCTCGGCTTCCTGGCGGACCTGGACTTCGGCGATGAGATCGGCGTGGTGAGCTACGGCTCGTACGCCGTGTGGGAGACCTCGCACAGCGACGGCGAGGTGTCGATCGACCTGACCGACGACCCCATCTCGCACGAGTACGACCTGGTCAACGCCATCCAGCGCCGCCACCAGGCCGGCCACTACGACGTCTACACCGCCGTGGGCGACGGCGTGCTCAAGGGCCGCGAGCTGCTGGTCGGCGCCGACGGCGACCCGGACGACGAGGGCCACAGCCGCTACGGCGCCCGCCCGACCATGATCCTGATGACCGACGGTCAGGCCAACCGCTCGAAGTCGGGCTGGAGCATGCCGTCGGACTTCGACTGGGACGACTGGACCGACTACGACGGCGACGGCTCCGCCGACTACAGCACCAACGACCAGCACAAGAAGTACGCCTTCTACGAGGCCGTCCAAGCGACTGAGCGGGGGATCACCATCCACACCATGGCCGTGGGCGCCAACGCCGACCGCGACCTGATGCGGGCGATCGCCCACGCCGGCGGCGGCATCTTCATCAGCGTGCCGGGCGGCAGCACGATCGCCGAGATGGAGTCGCAGATGCTCGAGGCGTTCGGCCAGATCGCTGCCAAGGTGCCCCCCGCGCAGCTGGTCTACGAGATGGACGCGGAGGAGTAG
- a CDS encoding outer membrane beta-barrel protein, with protein MPALGPNEWVLDHNTAGRPDEPPYVLRDASGAVHRYIEPTTSLDLEGLVGSVARVRHDTGQTLLATQLDIAPAPLTGPAFTAVATAQYETDDPTAPIVLEELPAGRPSTKPSLGQPDLVSPAIEPSESTWAGDPMIGVGPGCGDACAPYGYSSSPGYLADSFGEFLQFGAWLPAGLLGGPVGPDPRIDVGGWTQLGYHTDQTPRSTSFGDLRAFNDVPSGIRWQQQWFWIGREADGRHGPDWGFRFDLMYGTDAQKTQAFGNPRADTPGFGSWDASLDHGIYGWAIPQLYGQLAADEWSLIFGHFFTPVGYEVVTAPDNFFYSHSLTMFNSEPFTHTGALATYQPYGNPWGLEVYLGYTLGWDTGFDQTDGGSTFVGGFSARPLSSVTLAYVATAGNLGARSGGGSGYTHSIVADVAVTPRLTYVLQSDYVNYDDLTGTGLNDNQIGLNNYLLYALNCRWGVGARAEWWKTDGTSYYETTLGLNYRPLEGFVMRPELRFDRAPGSDQTSFAVDAILTY; from the coding sequence ATGCCGGCGCTTGGCCCGAATGAGTGGGTGCTCGACCACAATACCGCCGGGCGGCCTGACGAGCCGCCCTACGTGCTCCGTGATGCCAGCGGCGCCGTGCACCGGTACATCGAACCAACCACCTCGCTGGACCTGGAGGGTCTGGTCGGGTCGGTCGCCCGGGTGCGGCACGACACGGGTCAGACCCTGCTCGCGACCCAGCTCGACATCGCCCCGGCGCCACTCACTGGCCCGGCGTTCACCGCTGTTGCAACCGCCCAGTACGAAACCGACGACCCCACCGCCCCGATTGTGCTGGAGGAACTGCCCGCCGGGCGGCCCTCCACCAAGCCCAGCCTCGGCCAGCCGGACCTTGTGAGCCCGGCCATCGAGCCGTCCGAGAGCACCTGGGCAGGCGATCCGATGATCGGCGTGGGCCCCGGCTGCGGCGATGCGTGCGCCCCCTACGGCTACTCCAGCAGCCCCGGCTACCTGGCGGACAGCTTCGGCGAGTTCCTCCAGTTTGGAGCGTGGCTGCCCGCCGGCCTGCTGGGCGGACCGGTTGGCCCCGACCCGCGGATTGATGTCGGCGGCTGGACCCAGCTCGGCTATCACACCGATCAGACCCCGCGGTCCACTTCATTCGGCGACCTGCGGGCGTTCAACGACGTGCCTTCGGGCATCCGCTGGCAGCAGCAATGGTTCTGGATCGGCCGCGAGGCCGACGGCCGCCACGGCCCCGACTGGGGCTTCCGTTTCGACCTCATGTACGGAACCGACGCGCAGAAGACGCAAGCCTTCGGCAACCCCCGCGCGGACACCCCTGGCTTCGGGTCGTGGGACGCGTCGCTGGACCACGGCATCTACGGCTGGGCGATCCCGCAGTTGTATGGGCAGCTCGCCGCCGACGAGTGGTCGCTCATCTTCGGGCACTTCTTCACGCCGGTCGGCTACGAGGTCGTGACCGCTCCGGACAACTTCTTCTACAGTCACTCGCTGACGATGTTCAACAGCGAGCCGTTCACCCACACCGGCGCCCTGGCCACCTACCAGCCCTACGGAAACCCCTGGGGGCTGGAGGTCTATCTCGGCTACACGCTCGGCTGGGACACCGGGTTCGACCAGACCGACGGCGGCAGCACGTTTGTTGGCGGCTTCTCCGCGCGGCCGCTGTCGAGCGTCACGCTGGCGTACGTCGCGACCGCGGGCAACCTGGGCGCCCGCAGCGGCGGCGGCAGCGGCTATACCCACAGCATCGTGGCGGATGTGGCTGTCACGCCGCGGCTGACCTACGTGCTGCAGTCCGACTACGTCAACTACGACGACCTCACCGGGACCGGCCTGAACGACAACCAGATCGGGCTCAACAACTACCTGCTCTACGCGCTCAATTGCCGGTGGGGCGTCGGCGCCCGGGCGGAGTGGTGGAAGACCGACGGGACCTCCTACTACGAGACCACGCTCGGCCTCAACTACCGCCCACTCGAGGGCTTCGTCATGCGGCCCGAGCTGCGGTTTGACCGCGCGCCGGGCAGCGATCAGACCAGCTTCGCGGTCGACGCGATCCTGACGTACTAG
- a CDS encoding PEP-CTERM sorting domain-containing protein (PEP-CTERM proteins occur, often in large numbers, in the proteomes of bacteria that also encode an exosortase, a predicted intramembrane cysteine proteinase. The presence of a PEP-CTERM domain at a protein's C-terminus predicts cleavage within the sorting domain, followed by covalent anchoring to some some component of the (usually Gram-negative) cell surface. Many PEP-CTERM proteins exhibit an unusual sequence composition that includes large numbers of potential glycosylation sites. Expression of one such protein has been shown restore the ability of a bacterium to form floc, a type of biofilm.), giving the protein MPVLRSTGLLALASLLTAAAHAAVPYTPVPVSGLPVVGPGMSAPDGVYGKEHSHDFDFSTVGPTADPQQVIAWDGIGGTADGVDFSFTRPDWKEDQQVDAIANHRDALFDETLRDESHLIFSHDDLIAAHMPGGGMGLVPVPSGGPVILSNGNKIGGAGEVSVEMSGMFGPPSMQGLWASLPEVNAMPLPHDVDGLEVWGPEPRKIEEPDAPVIGDSDRYSLDVDFPSGVSVWNASGSAYLSHPEIVMAVESLLGPIPPSAFSLRDEQQGRNAINLDALMVSDILGHPERFDREPSDLGDPTTHGEELVDQNGGPIEPFGLDGEMRGDSIIFSIRQIIDPADPDGYYSTGSELFVLDTFKGASFLHHGGHVWDHGFALSELMLAGGPDGEDPPFRGVIDINAIEAIGEDVISPPIGLPGDFNADGKVDAADYTVWRDNLGTPFPLAGNGDETGSSAGTVDALDYALWRSNYGSMTSPAPTASAAAAPEPAAAALTLLGLAGALARRRRR; this is encoded by the coding sequence ATGCCCGTTCTGAGAAGCACTGGACTGCTAGCACTCGCCTCCCTGCTGACCGCGGCCGCCCACGCGGCCGTGCCGTACACGCCGGTGCCCGTCAGCGGGCTGCCGGTGGTCGGCCCGGGCATGTCGGCGCCGGACGGGGTGTACGGCAAGGAGCACTCGCACGACTTCGACTTTTCCACCGTCGGCCCCACGGCCGACCCGCAGCAGGTGATCGCCTGGGACGGCATCGGCGGCACGGCCGACGGCGTCGACTTCTCGTTCACCCGCCCCGACTGGAAGGAGGACCAGCAGGTCGACGCCATCGCCAACCACCGCGACGCGCTCTTCGACGAGACCCTCCGTGACGAGTCGCACCTGATCTTCTCGCACGACGACCTCATCGCCGCCCACATGCCGGGCGGGGGGATGGGCCTGGTCCCCGTGCCCAGCGGCGGCCCGGTGATCCTCTCCAACGGCAACAAGATCGGCGGCGCCGGCGAGGTGAGCGTCGAGATGTCCGGCATGTTCGGTCCCCCTTCGATGCAGGGCCTGTGGGCGTCGCTCCCCGAGGTCAACGCGATGCCGCTCCCCCACGACGTCGACGGCCTGGAGGTCTGGGGGCCCGAGCCCCGCAAGATCGAGGAGCCCGACGCGCCCGTCATCGGCGACTCGGACCGCTACTCGCTGGACGTCGACTTCCCGAGCGGCGTGTCGGTCTGGAACGCGTCCGGCTCGGCCTACCTGAGCCACCCGGAGATCGTGATGGCGGTCGAGTCGCTGCTGGGCCCGATCCCCCCGTCCGCGTTCTCGCTGAGGGACGAGCAGCAGGGCCGCAACGCCATCAACCTCGACGCGCTGATGGTCAGCGACATCCTCGGCCACCCCGAGCGGTTTGACCGCGAGCCCAGCGACCTCGGCGACCCCACCACCCACGGCGAGGAACTGGTCGACCAGAATGGCGGCCCGATCGAGCCCTTCGGCCTGGACGGCGAGATGCGCGGCGACTCGATCATCTTCAGCATCCGCCAGATCATCGACCCCGCCGACCCCGACGGCTACTACTCGACCGGCAGCGAGCTGTTCGTGCTCGACACCTTCAAGGGCGCCAGCTTCCTGCACCACGGCGGCCACGTGTGGGACCACGGCTTCGCCCTCTCCGAGCTCATGCTGGCCGGCGGCCCCGACGGCGAGGACCCGCCGTTCCGCGGCGTGATCGACATCAACGCCATCGAGGCGATCGGCGAGGACGTCATCAGCCCGCCGATCGGTCTGCCCGGCGACTTCAACGCCGACGGCAAGGTCGACGCGGCCGACTACACCGTGTGGCGTGACAACCTGGGCACGCCGTTCCCGCTGGCCGGCAACGGCGACGAGACCGGCTCCAGCGCCGGCACGGTCGACGCGCTCGACTACGCCCTGTGGCGGAGCAACTACGGGTCGATGACCAGCCCGGCGCCCACCGCCTCGGCCGCCGCCGCGCCCGAGCCCGCCGCCGCCGCCCTGACGCTGCTCGGCCTGGCCGGCGCCCTGGCCCGCCGCCGGCGACGCTAA
- a CDS encoding NAD(P)-dependent oxidoreductase, giving the protein MPTLVLGATGATGRLLVAQLLSRGEPVRAIVRSPDRLPEEIRSHDLLEVTAASVLDLPDEELANQVMSCGAVASCLGHNLTLRGVFGPPRRLVTDAVRRVCAAVESHRPAQPVRLVLMSSAGVRNKDLNERVSTAQRCVLGLIRALVPPHADNEGAAEFLRSRIGRQSSFIEWAVVRPDTLINAEQVSGYTLHASPTRSAIFDPGKTSRINVAHVMAELATRDDLWAEWRGRMPVVYNRD; this is encoded by the coding sequence ATGCCCACCCTCGTTCTTGGCGCCACCGGCGCGACCGGTCGGCTGCTCGTCGCCCAACTGCTGAGCCGGGGCGAGCCCGTGCGGGCGATCGTCCGCTCGCCCGACCGGCTGCCGGAAGAGATCCGCAGCCACGACCTCCTGGAGGTGACCGCCGCCAGCGTCCTCGACCTCCCCGACGAAGAACTGGCCAACCAGGTCATGAGTTGCGGCGCCGTCGCCTCGTGCCTGGGTCACAACCTGACACTCCGTGGCGTGTTCGGGCCGCCGCGCCGGCTGGTGACCGACGCGGTGCGACGCGTCTGCGCCGCGGTTGAGTCGCACCGGCCTGCCCAACCGGTGAGGCTGGTGCTGATGAGTTCGGCCGGCGTCCGCAACAAGGACCTTAACGAACGCGTGTCGACAGCGCAGCGGTGCGTGCTAGGCCTGATCCGCGCCCTCGTGCCGCCCCACGCCGACAACGAGGGCGCCGCCGAGTTCCTGCGGAGCCGGATCGGGCGGCAATCCTCATTCATCGAGTGGGCCGTTGTCCGCCCCGACACTCTGATCAACGCCGAACAGGTCAGCGGCTACACGCTTCACGCCTCACCGACGCGCAGCGCGATCTTCGACCCAGGAAAGACGAGCCGGATCAACGTGGCGCACGTGATGGCCGAGCTGGCTACCCGCGATGACTTGTGGGCGGAGTGGCGGGGCAGGATGCCGGTCGTCTACAACCGCGATTAG
- a CDS encoding type II secretion system protein: MNRNTNRRTAFTLVELVIVVLILGILAAVAAPRMFDTAGEARSNATRHSLMVIRDAIQLYRAQNNALPGDGGTEADLKSDLAEMLSGPFPEAAVGNTGDSVRIQTSGAALTASGTESWAYDNSTGDFIVNHATGADW; the protein is encoded by the coding sequence ATGAATCGCAACACCAACCGCCGAACAGCATTTACCCTCGTTGAGCTCGTGATCGTGGTGCTGATCCTCGGGATCCTGGCCGCGGTCGCCGCGCCGCGGATGTTCGACACCGCCGGCGAGGCCCGCTCGAACGCGACCCGCCACTCGCTCATGGTCATCCGTGACGCGATCCAGCTCTACCGGGCCCAGAACAACGCCCTACCGGGCGACGGCGGCACCGAGGCCGATCTGAAGTCCGACCTGGCCGAGATGCTCAGCGGGCCGTTTCCTGAGGCCGCCGTGGGCAACACGGGCGACTCCGTGCGGATCCAGACCTCTGGCGCCGCGCTCACCGCCAGCGGCACCGAGAGCTGGGCCTACGACAACTCGACGGGCGACTTCATCGTCAACCACGCCACTGGCGCCGACTGGTAG
- a CDS encoding TadE/TadG family type IV pilus assembly protein, protein MKLRTAHRDGRRGTTIVEMAFVLPVFLFFVFALIEFGHAQMVNNVLRSACRAGARLGSTQGQTATSVESHVRQVLSGAVDVNAVEVFVKDGSSFDAGSSVPTQQSGFEALPDVNLQDAEPRQLFLVRAKVNYNDIALVPMPFMSGVVLQGQAFMRHE, encoded by the coding sequence ATGAAGCTGCGCACCGCCCACCGGGACGGCCGCCGAGGCACCACGATCGTCGAGATGGCGTTCGTGCTGCCGGTGTTCCTGTTCTTTGTGTTCGCGTTGATCGAGTTCGGCCACGCCCAGATGGTGAACAACGTGCTCCGCAGCGCGTGCCGCGCCGGCGCCCGCCTGGGGTCGACGCAGGGCCAGACCGCGACCTCCGTCGAGAGCCACGTGCGGCAGGTGCTCTCCGGCGCCGTGGACGTCAACGCGGTGGAGGTGTTCGTCAAGGACGGCTCGTCGTTCGACGCCGGCTCCAGCGTGCCGACTCAGCAGTCGGGTTTCGAGGCCCTGCCCGACGTCAACCTCCAGGACGCGGAGCCGCGTCAGCTGTTCCTGGTCCGCGCCAAGGTCAACTACAACGACATCGCCCTGGTGCCCATGCCGTTCATGAGCGGCGTGGTGCTGCAGGGCCAGGCGTTCATGCGTCACGAGTAG